The DNA window CTATTCAACCAACCTGACCGCAGATCGCGGCGCTTTTCTGGAAAACCTGGTTTTTCTAACTTTGCGCCGACAAGGGCTGGAGGTAAGCTACTATGTAACCAACCAAGGCAGGGAAGTTGATTTTGCCTACAAAGCCGACGGAAACACGTTCCTCATTCAAGTCGCATGGTCGCTTGAAAATGAATCCACCCGGGAAAGAGAACTCCGAGCGTTGCACGATGCATCCGCTGAGTTAGAAAAAACCAAGTGCACGATCGTAACTTTGAACGAAGAATGGGAGAGCGAAGATTCCCTCATTGAAGTCGTCCCTCTTTGGAAGTTTCTATTGGGACGCTGATTGGCACCAATCTCTATAGACCGATGTTCACTCCTGGCCTCCCATTGGACGTATCCATTCCCAAGATCTATTCAAAAGAAGTTGTCCTTCTTTTTTTCATGCTCTACCAGTAAGGAATGACTTCCCTAAGTTTCTCGATTACGCGCCCTATTCCCTGCCGTCCAAATACGGTCAGGAGGTGGCTGAAACAGTGGCGATTCACCTGGGCGATTGGTTTGTGCGTTTGCTCAATCGGGTTTACTCAGGTGCAAGCTTCGCTTCAGGCGGGTGCCGCGACTGTCGATATTACTCCAAAAGAATGGCCCATTTATTTGCGGGGTGGGTATGATAAAAAGGAAGCCTACACTGCGCACGATCCGCTGTATGCACGGGCGATTGTCCTGCAGAATGGTGACACGCGCTTGGCCATAGTCATAGTCGATTCTTGTATGGTGCGTCGGACGAATTTCGATCTGGCAAAACAACAGGCTTCCCAAGCAACCGGTATTCCCATGTCGAACATGCTTACGGCAGCCACCCATACTCATAGTGCGCCGCATGATTACGCCCGCTACAATACCGAGCCGGAACATGCCTATGTGCGCCAGCTCATCAACGGCATCGCGCAATCGATCATACAAGCGAATGCTGCACTCCAACCGGCAGAAATAGGATATGCTTCTTCCCCTGAAGCGTCCGAAGTTTTTAACCGGCGCTGGTTTCTGGATCCTTCCGCCATGCCAGCCAACCCGTTCGGGGATACCACGGAACTGGTGAAAATGAATCCCGGTACGAGCAATCCCGCTCTCAAGCATCCCGCCGGTCCAACCGACCCGGAAGTATCTGTATTATCCGTTCGGACAAAGGCCGGTCGTCCGATTGCGTTGCTAGCGAATTACTCCCTTCACTACGTGGGTAAGACCCCGGACGGAGAAGTCTCAGCCGATTATTTTGGTGAGTTTGCCCGACTCATCGCCAATCGTCTGGAGCGAGAGAAACCCGTTCCCGGTTTTGTCGGCATTCTTTCCAACGGCACCTCAGGCGACGTGAACAATCTCCCTTTTGGTGGTTCGCGGCCCAATCGTGAAACCTTTGAACAAATCCGTCTGGTTGCAGCCAAGGTGGCTGATGCCGCCTATAACGCTTACGATACTATTAAACACACCTCCGACCTGAGCCTGAACATGCTTCAACGCGAAATAACACTCGATCGCCGTGTACCGACCGAAGCTCAAGTTGCCCAGACCAAGGCTACTCTGAAAAAATCGGCAAACGGCGCGCATGACAATGAGCTTCCCCGGCTTGCGGCCATCTATGCTCAACGCGTTCTGGATTTTTCCGAAGAATGCAAAGTCTCCGAGACGGTGGACATTCTGGTCCAAACTATTCGGATCGGCGATCTGGCCATCTGCAGCTCGCCCTTTGAAACCTTTGCCGAAACCGGCCTACGTCTAAAACGACAATCTCCTTTTCCCCGCACCTTTACCATCGAGCTCGCCAACGGCGCAGAAGGCTACCTACCCACTCCGGGCCAACACAAACTGGGCGGCTATGAAACCTGGCTCCCGGTCAACCGTGTTGAGTTTGCCGCCTCCGAAAAGCTCGTTCGTGAACTCCTAAAGATGTTAGACGAGCTAAAGGACTAATGAGCTTTCAAATAAGTTTTTTCATAAATCGCGTGGGTGATCTTGCTTAATATGAGCACGGCATTGCGGGGACGCAATCGCCCTACCACTTGAGGATTTTAGTTGATAGCAGGGCAGGAGCGTCTCGCTCCGCCGTTTGGATTGTTATTCAGTTGCTCCTGAAAGGTGCGAAAAAACTTAATTGGTCGATCCACTGGCGTGCAAGAGAAGGCCTGAGGCACCTCCTTCAGAGTTCTGAAATTTTGAGGCGCAGGAAACAGGGAAACTCAGTTGGAGTTACCCAAGCTCGATGACCACCATCCTCGATCCGTATCTGGTCCTCTGCCACGGGAGACCAATTGAGCAAGTCCTTGCTGAATTCTGGTTCGGCACTGAAATGGTCGCTGTCAGCCACCCGTAATCGGTATCGAAGTTCCAATCGGTTTCCGGTCCAGTTTCCCAGGGGTCGTTTTTCTGAATCTGCGACCCGCGGATCCATACCAAGCGCGAACTCCTGCAAGCGTGTCGCACCGTCACCGTCGGAATCATCCTCTCCCATAAAGCTACCTAATCCATAAGCCTCTGCCCACTGATCTGTAGTGACGTCGGGAGCGATACCCAAGATGGTAAGTAGTTCCTCAGACTCAAACAGTGGAACGACCGTTTGCTGTGGATAGGCCTCTCGAAAGGCACTGATGATTGAATTGGCGATCAGCAATTGTACCGATGTATTTACGTGAAAGCCATCAGGCGAAAACAAGTACTCCGGATCGTTACTCAGAAACTTATTATCGACAGAAACAAAGAAGCGAACACCGCCAATAACCATTCTGTCCGGACTGAGCATTTGTGTCGTCAATTGTGCGACATCGGCATACCCGATTTTTTCCGCATCCGCCAGTTGCCGCAATCGGGAATTTATACCACTCGTAATATCAGCAACCCGCTGACGCTGGGCAGGATCAGGATAGTCTTCCAAAACAACTGGAGTAGCGCCAACATCTGGCACATTTACCAGGACTATGGGCACCGAACTGTTAAACGCACGCACATGGTCAACAAGCGTACTCAAATTGGAAACCACGGCATCGATGAATTCCGCGGGATCGGCACCTCCGGAATAAGTACGGTAGTTGTTCTTCATGTCATTGGCTCCAAGAAAGATCACAACGCGGTCAGCATCGTCCTTCAAAGCCAGGTTCAAGTTGATACGAGAGGCAAGGAACTCAGGATTTGTTAATAAAGGAGATGTGAGGATTTCCACCCATTCCGATGTAGTCGAACCAGGAAAAGCAAAGTTATACTCATGCCCAAACAGACGCGCATCCGGCCACACAGATTCCCGACCAATGTCGACCAGGTCGGATCGATTTGCGGACAGGAGTTCCAGCCAATTGCGTTCACCCCACGCGGCGGGATTACCCGGATTCAACGCTGGAAATTCGATGGAATACTCCTTGGATAAGCTATCTCCTATGACGACGATTTTTTCGGCCGCGTGAGAGGAATTACAAAAGGCACCAGAAAAGATAACCAATACCACTAACAGGATTCCGAATCGAAGGAACAAACGTGGAAAAGGCATGAGAGTGTCCAATTTCAAGGATTCATGGAATGCAGGTTTGAGGAAAGGGAGGTAAGGTTAACAAAGACCATAGCTAACTGCGGTGTGCATTTCATACGAGACATCAAGGTTACCCGCGGGTTTCATGAATCGGCGAAGTGCCTTATAAAACATTCGGGCGCTCGAAGGGTGTGCTTCTAAACACTTAAATACTAGGCTAGGCACCTTTTGCGGCATTTTCATTCGAGGCAAGTGAGAAGGCGAGCCCATGGTAAAAAGATAGCGCTTCACAGGTTAATCATCGCTTCATCGTTGCCTATTACACTTACCACATTTGCTTTAACCAAAACGATGTATTTATAGCTGCACTGACTTTGCATGATTGGTTTCCAGCTACACTTTTAGCAATGAGCCCCGGGTCAATCGGTTACCTACAAATTAACTCAATTCTTCGATAAAGTAGTACTTGAAGCCGGAAGAAGGAATCATTGTATATCAGTCTCTTTGAACCGTCTCAATTCCTCAAATTCTTTGACTAAGAACCCATCATGTCACTCTCCTTACCTAAAATTATTTTCGGGTCCAGTGCCCTGGGGAACCTGTATGGCATCGTTCCGGATGAAACAAAACTCAGTATTGTTGAGAATTGGATCCGCCATCAGCCAAATGCCGTAATCGATTCCGCCGGAAAATACGGAGCAGGCCTCTCGCTCGAAAACATCGGTCGCTGTCTGAAAAAGCTTAACGTAGATCCCTCCCATGTGCTCATCAGCAACAAGCTCGCCTGGAAACGAATTCCACTGACCACGGAGGAGCCGACCTTTGAAAAAGGTATCTGGTTCGGGTTGGAACATGACGCCGAGCAATGCATCAGCTACGATGGCATCCTCGAGTGTTATCATCAGGGAAATGAATTTTTAGGTAACTATAAAGCGGAGCTCCTCTCAGTGCACGACCCGGAAGAATACATCGAAGCCGGTACCACTGTCGAAGACAAAAACAACCGCTATCTCGACATTTTGGATGCCTACAGCGCGCTCGTTGGACTTCGGGATTCCGGCGAAGCCAAAGGTATTGGGGTCGGGTCCAAGGACTGGAAAACCATTAAACGTTTGTTCGACGACGGCGTGCCCTTCGACTGGGTTATGCTCGCGAGCAGTTTTACCATCTACCGCCATCCACCAGAACTGATAGATTTCATTGCCGAGCTCCACGAAGCCGGGATCACGATCATCAACTCAGCAGTGTTCAATGCGGGCTTCCTGATCGGGGGCAGCTATTTCGACTACGAAGTCATCCAGGTCGAAACTCACCCCGAAATCTTTGACTGGCGTGAACGGTTTAATGAACAATGCAAGATCCACGATATTACACCGGCACTCGCCTGCTGCCAGTTCGCACTCTCACCTCCCGGCGTGGCAGCACTCGCATTAAACACAAGTAAACCTGATCGAGTGGCGGATAACGTGGCACTGGTAAACGATAAGGTGCCGCCGGCATTTTGGGAGGCCCTAAAAACGAACGGGCTCCTCGGCAAAGAATATACCTATTTATAAATCCATGGTCATTGATTCACACCATCATTTCTGGAACTACGACCCGGTTGAATACGACTGGATTGACGAAAACATGAAAATCATTCGCCGCAGTTTTTTACCAGGCGACTTGAAAGCGGAGATCGATCAGGCCGGCGTCGATGGAGTCGTCAGCGTGCAAGCACGTCAGACAGTGGAGGAAACGGACGCCCTCCTCACATACGCCAATGAGAACGGTTTCATCAAAGGCGTTGTTGGATGGGTGCCTTTGGCCGAGCCAACCATTAGCGAGACGCTCGACCGATACAACGATGCAAAAAAACTTAAGGCCGTCCGCCATGTGGTACAGGGCGAAGCGAAAGGGTTCCTGGATGGAGAGGCGTTCAATCAGGGTATTGAAAAACTTCGCAAACACAACCTGGTCTACGACGTCCTCATCTTCGAACGTCAGCTGGAAGAGTCGATTCGTTTTGTGGATCGCCACCCGGATCAGGCATTTGTGCTGGACCACATCGCAAAACCACAGATCAAAATCGACCAGCTCGAGCCCTGGAAAAAAAATATCCAAGAACTGTCAAAACGTGACAATGTTACCTGTAAAATTTCCGGCATGGTATCCGAAGCGGACTACGATAACTGGACGGAGGATCAACTCCACCCTTACCTCTATACCATCCTGGAAGCCTTTGGTCCTGACCGCTTGATGTTCGGATCTGACTGGCCGGTCTGTCTCGTCGCTTGTGGCTACAAACGCTGGCACGACATCATCCGCAAATTCATAGCCCCGCTTTCGGAATACGAACAAGGGGCCATCATGGGAGGCACGGCGATACGTGCCTATAATCTGGATTAAGTTTTTTCATAGCGTGGCAGATTAGTCCTAAACCTGGCTACTGGATTGCGCGGACCCGTCTTCGCATGGCTTCGCCGAGGCACGCGCAGTCGCCCTACCACTTCAGGCAATTCGTTGGTGGCAGGGCAAGAGCGTCTCGCTCTGCCGTTTAATTTTAGACAGGATCAGAATGAGAACAAATCTGAACGCCATTTTCCCGACATTGGTAGAGCCCTATGCCGGGCATCCCAATACTTGCTTGCTATTCATTTCCGCCAGACCAACAAATAGGCATGGCTTCAAGCACATTGATTCGGAGAACAAGCATCATTACTTTTTTTCATGTGGGACTAGGGTTAATTCTAGGAACCATTTGCCAAGGACAGTCTGCGACCAATACGGCAAACAGATCCACAAAACCGGAATCCAGTCGTCCTAATATCGTACTCTTCCTGTCCGATGATATGGGCTGGGAACAGGTGGGATACAATGGAGGAAAGGAGGTTCCGACACCGGCCATTGATAGCCTGGCACAGGACGGAGTGAAGCTGACCCAGTTTTACGTACAACCGGTATGCTCCCCTACGCGGGCCTGCTTGATGACCGGACGTTATGCCTGGAAAAATGGAATGGAACTTCGTCCGACCGCAACCTCGAAGCATGGCATGCTGTCGGACGAACGAACCCTGGCTGAGGCGCTTCGGGAAACTGGCTACGCAACCTGGATGGTGGGCAAGTGGCACCTGGGCGAATGGCAACATCACCACCTACCCAACCAGCGTGGGTTTGATCATCATTACGGACATTACAGTGCTTTGATCGATTCATTTACTCATGCACGAGGAGAAGTACACGATTGGCATCGCAACGGAGTTCCGGTTATCGAAGAAGGCTACTCGACCTTTCTTCTGGCGAACGAAGCCTCTCGCTTGATTACCGAGCATGATGGCGAAAAACCATTCTTCCTTTACCTCCCCTTCAACGCCGTACACGGCCCTCACCAGGCACCGGCTGACTATCTCGCCAAATACGAGCATCTGGGTAATGTCGGTGCGCAACGCGCACAACTCGAGTGTATGGACGTCGCCATCGCCCAAGTCCTGCATTCCATCGAAATGAAAGGCATCGCCGACAACACCCTGGTGATATTTACCAATGACAATGGAGGTACCAGAAACACCAGTAATGGTCCCTATCGAGGCTTCAAAAGCGACTACCATGAGGGCGGCATTCGAGTGCCCGCGGTTGTTCGTTGGCCTGAAAAGATTCCCTCCGGCACCTCCAATAACGCCATGGTGCACGTCGTCGATCTGCTTCCGACCCTTTGCTATTTAGCCGGCGCTGAGTCGGAGAAAACGCTTCCGGTTGATGGGAAAAACATCTGGGATGTTTTAGCCAAGGGCTCCAATTCACCACACCAGGAAATCATCCACTCGTTGGAAGTTATCCATTACGGCGACTGGAAATTCATTGAAGAAGGAGCCAGCTACTATGGTTGGAAGGATCAGGAACTCCAACTGTACGACATCCTGAAGGATCCATCTGAAACAAAAAACCTTGCCGCTGATTGTCCGGATGTGGTCAAGAGGCTAAGAGCACGCCTTGCATACCACAAACAGTTTGAGCGTGAAGGCGAACCCGTCTCAAAAATCCCGGGATATCCGGTAACCGTCTACGGTGAAAAGGAGGAGGCTCGCTACGGCGAAACGATTCAAGCACGACTCGCACAACGGAAGGATCGATAATCCGGCACTTCTTAAACACCAGCCTGGTCGCGCAAAAACTTGGCAATCTTTGAATATCCTTTTTTCTCGGCGGTATCGTAATGGAAATTGCCAAAAACATCTTTGGACTTTGGGTTCGCACCATTATCCACAAGCCACTCCACCATTTCCAATCGGTTATCGCGGACAGCGTGTTCAAGGCTTTTGTTGTCAACTTGCGCACCCTGAACTTTGAGAAACTGGGTTAAGGTAACTTTGCCACATATCGCCGCGTGGGCGATCAAAGAGATATTGTGGGCTCCTCCCGTATTCACGGTTTCCGGGTCGGCCAGAACAAAGGCTTTCACAATCGCTTCTTCACCTGCCATCGCTGCCCAAAAGATACATTTCCGGGCTTTATGTGTTATTAACACATCAGCGATGTCAGTACGCCCCATATGAGCCGCTGCTTCCATTCCACTTTCCCAATCACCGCCTCCACGATTAAAGGAAGCGTTCACCACGCCCGGCTCTTGTTTGAGAATTAATTTCACCGTATCCACATCCCGATGACAAGCGCCAACAAATTTGCCTACGAGCACCGGATCCGTAGCAGGGGGGCGATTTGGCTCCACAATGGCCTGCTGGCAGAACAAGGAATTAAAAGGAAGAGAAGTACCCACGGCAACCATCGTTGCTGCAGATCCGATTTTTAGAACGTTCCGACGGGTTGCTTTAGCGGATTTCATACCTAGTTTGGTTCGTTGGATTGGAATTAGGTTCCCGAATAATTGTGGTATAAGGTGTAAATCGGATTTTCAGAATCCCTTTCGATCTTAAAGGAAGTTCGAACTTTGGCAGATGTTGCTCCAAAACTGATTAGATTGACGAAAGCTTCGATTTTCGAGAAAACCCAAGCGGAATTATTAATCACCCAATCATGTCTCGACTGACCCTACTTTGCGCGTTCGCTTTTTTGTGTGCCGCGACATCCTTTCATTTGAACGCTTCGGAAACAACGGAAGCCGCGCAGGTTGCAGTGGACCGCATCCAGGAAGTCGATTTCAATAGGCATATCAGGCCGATTCTCTCTAACAATTGTTTCTTTTGTCACGGCCCAGACGAAGCCAAACGGGAAGGCGACCTGCGGCTCGATATCCGGGAGGATGCCATTGAGGCCTTTGCGTTTGTACCAGGGGATACCGAGGAAGGAGAACTCCTTCTCCGTATATTCAGTGACGATCCGGATGAAAGGATGCCCGAACCCTCGTCCAATAAGTCGCTGACGGAAACCGAGAAGCTATTGCTGAAACGATGGATCGGAGAAGGTGCCAAATACGACGGCCATTGGTCTTACAACCCCATAATAAAACCGACCTACAACAACATAGATGCGATTGTTGGAGACCAACTGGAACAACACGGATTGAATTTGTCGCCGGAAGCAGAAAAGGAAACCCAGATTCGCAGAGTCTACCTTGATTTGATCGGACTGCCGCCGAGCCCTGAAGAAGTAGAGGCGTTCATGAAAGATCGTAGTTCAAGGGCTTATGAGAAGGTGGTAGACCGTCTGCTCAGCTCGAAGCGCTATGGCGAAAAGATGGCCATTCACTGGCTTGATGCCGTCCGCTACTCGGACACTGTAGGTTATCACGGAGACCAGGAGCGCGACGCCACTCCCTACCGCGATTATGTGATTGAATCGTTTAACGAAAACAAACCCTACGACCAGTTTACGATTGAACAAATCGCCGGTGACCTGCTTCCCAATCCGACCCTTAAACAGTTGGTTGCCTCAAGCTACAACCGCATCAATCAACTCAGTCGCGAAGGAGGCATCCAGGACAAGGAGTATGTTAAAAAATACCAGGCCGAACGCGTCCGCACCACCGCAACCACCTGGCTCGGCTCCACCATGGCTTGTTGTGAATGTCACGATCACAAGTTCGATCCTTTTAAAACAAAAGACTTTTATAGCATGGCCGCCTTCTTCGCCGACATTTTGGAAAAAGGAGCCTACACTGGCAACGGAGCCTATCAGGAGGAAGTTCAGCCACTAATGAAGGAAGGACTTTCGCACGAAGGCTGGTTCGGACCGGAACTAACCGTGCCGAACGTTTTATTCCACGAAAACCCGGAAGCTCTTACCTCAGACATTCAGAGACAGGAAGCAGCTCTTGCCAAAGGTTCCCCTGAAGCGGAGATCGAGTTTGAACAATGGTTAAAACTTCAAACCGAATTAAACGAGAGAAGTGTACCCAGACATTTTCCTGTTCCATACAGAAGCGATTTCAATGAAACAGCTAAAACAGAAACTATCGACGTCTCCTCGTATCCATACAGTCTGGACGAAACTGCGGCACTGCACTTTGAAGCACGTATGGTTGGTGGTGGTGGCAGGGGAAGCATGGGGATCGAAGTCACTTATGTCGCCGATGAAGAAGAGTCCAAACGAGCCTTTTTTCTGGGAGACAATTTTGAGGGGGAGTTGGACAACAAAACGAAAGCACCCTGGATAATCCTGGTGGCTCCAAAGCCATACAAAGGTGTCTGGCACCCGGTGAAACTGACCAGAGATGTTCTGAACCTTCCCAAAGGAGCAAAGATCACTTCCCTACTTCCACTCAAAGGCAACAGCTCCGGGTTTCGAAATTTCCAATTTAGAACTATGCGCAAAGGTTCGCAATCCACAGCTTTGAGTGAGGTGGGCGCACTGATCCTGGAAAAGGTGCAAAACGGAGAAGCATCCAAGCGTGAACTCAACCAACTCAAAGAGGAATTTTTCATTTCCCATGCGGATACCTTTTACGATGAACGTTCCGCAATCGATGCACTGAAAAAGGAATTGCATGGCAACCGATATACTCCACTCACCGTTAGTGCTAAAACACGTGAAGTCCGAGTTCTCCCTCGGGGAAACTGGATGGACGATAGTGGCGAGGTTGTTCTACCAGCCAGCCCAGGGTTTCTTCCAAACCCAATTGCTTCTACGGAAGAAAAACGACTCAACCGGCTCGATTTGGCTGAATGGATCGTCCATCCGGACAATCCACTCACCGCCCGCACATTCGTAAATCGTATCTGGGCTCTTTATTTCGGAACACCGCTCTCAAGCGCAGCGGAAGATCTTGGACAACAAGGAGAGTACCCACCTTATCCCGGGCTTTTGGATTTTTTAGCAAAGGAATTCATCGAATCCGGTTGGGATATCAAGCGCTTGGTCCACCTGATTGTTAACTCAAAAACATACCGACAAACCAGCGATGCATCGGACGAACTGTTTGAGCTGGATCCCTACAACAGACTCCTCGCCCGGCAGAGCCCTGTTCGCCTTTCCGCGGAAATCATTCGTGACAACGCCCTAATGATAAGCGGTCTACTCAACACCAAAATGGGTGGGCAAGCCGCCCGACCTTACCAACCGCCCGGGCACTACCGGAATCTAAACTTTCCTAGGCGTGAATACATACCAGACCAGGACGAGAATCAATACCGCCGCGGTGTTTATGTTCATTGGCAAAGGACATTCTTGCATCCTATGATGACCACTTTCGACGCCAATGGACGTGACGAGTGCGTAGTTAAACGCGACATGTCAAACACACCCTTACAGGCCCTTAATCTCCTGAATGACCCCACTCAAGTCGAAGCGGCTAAAGCGTTGGCTGAAATGTTGTTGTCGAGCGAGAAGGACGATGATTCACGAATCGACGCTGTATTTACCAGAGCTCTTGCCCGCAAACCAACCCCCAAAGAGCGCCAAACCCTGACAGCATTTCTGCAACGGGAACGCGCTCGATTCCAGAATGAAGAGAATCAGGCAGATGCGTTCCTAAAAGTGGGATTGAGAATTCCAGACTCAGATCATCCTCCAGTAGAACTGGCTGCTCTTACCAGCATGAGTCGAGCCATACTGAACTTACACGAAACCATCACCCGTTACTGAAACTCAGTATGAACGAAAAGCGGTATAAAATTGAAAATCCGAGCGACAGAGCAGGGATGCTCTTGCCCTGCTCACCCTTGGATGGTAGGGCCACTGCGTCCTCGCAGTGCCGATTTGAAACCGAAGAATTCCCTTTATGTTTAAGTCATTTCTATTGAACGAACAATGAATATGCATCCTTTTCACAAATACACTTCCGAAATCAACCGCAGAACTTTTTTAAAGCAGTCGCTCTCCAGTCTCGGGGTACTTGCCCTGGGCGATCTTCTGAGCACCGATGCCCTGGGAAACCCATCGCCCATTCTTGGAGGCCAGGGCCTTCACCACCCTGCGAAAGTTAAACGCATTATTCACCTATGCATGGCAGGTGGCCCCTCCCACCTGGAATCCTTTGATTACAAACCGACTCTAGAAGCTCAACACGGAAAACCAATGCCGGAGTCATTCACCGCAGGCGAACAAATCGCCCAACTGCAGGACACTGAACTGAAAGTGAACGGCCCCAACTTTAAGTTTTCCCGACACGGCCAAAGCGGAATGGAGATTAGTGAGTGCTTTCCCCATATCGCATCGCTGGCTGATGAGATTGCAGTCGTTCGCTCCATGTATACCGAGCAGATCAACCACGACCCGGCCCACACCTTCATGAACACAGGGTCCATCATCCCAGGTCGTCCGAGTATGGGAGCCTGGACCTTGTATGGCCTCGGTAGCTTGTCGAATGATCTTCCTGGATACGTCGTCCTGACTTCCGAAGGAGGTGGACAAGGACAGCCCATCTCAGCCCGTCAATGGCACAACGGATTTCTTCCAAGCAAACACCAGGGAGTCGAACTTCAGTCCAGAGGAGAGCCTGTGTACTACGTCAACAATCCACAGGGCATCAGCCGCAGTTCCCAAGGCGATCTGGTTGAAACAATCAATTCTCTGAACGATCAATTGGCATCGAAACGCCACGATCCGGAAATCGCCACCCGCATCGCCCAATATGAATTGGCCTTCCAAATGCAGGCCTCTGTTCCCGACCTGGCCGATTTCTCAAAGGAGCCTCAAAACATCCTCGATCTTTATGGCTGCACACCCGGAGACGGCTCCTACGCCTCCAATTGCCTCATGGCACGACGCCTGGCCGAACGTGGAGTTCGCTTTATCCAGCTCTATCACCGTGGCTGGGATCATCACTCGAACCTCAAAAAGAACTTCAAAGAAGTATCGGAGCTGGCTGATAAGCCAACGGCAGCCCTCATCAAAGACTTAAAAATGCGGGGCATGCTGGACGATACCCTCATCATTTGGGGTGGTGAATTTGGACGGACTCCCATGAGTCAGAGTGCGAATGGCGACGGTCGGGATCACCACATCAAAGGGTTTTCCATCTTTCTCGCTGGAGGAGGCATCAAAGGCGGAACCGTTTACGGCACCACCGATGAGTTTGGCTACAATGCTGAGGAAAATCCAACTGCCGTTCACGACCTACACGCGACAATGCTCCACTTGCTCGGAATCGACCACAAACGCCTCACATACAAATTCCAGGGCCGCGACTTCAGACTCACCGACGTTCACGGTCACCTGATCGACGGCATTCTGGCATGAG is part of the Verrucomicrobiota bacterium genome and encodes:
- a CDS encoding aldo/keto reductase, whose product is MSLSLPKIIFGSSALGNLYGIVPDETKLSIVENWIRHQPNAVIDSAGKYGAGLSLENIGRCLKKLNVDPSHVLISNKLAWKRIPLTTEEPTFEKGIWFGLEHDAEQCISYDGILECYHQGNEFLGNYKAELLSVHDPEEYIEAGTTVEDKNNRYLDILDAYSALVGLRDSGEAKGIGVGSKDWKTIKRLFDDGVPFDWVMLASSFTIYRHPPELIDFIAELHEAGITIINSAVFNAGFLIGGSYFDYEVIQVETHPEIFDWRERFNEQCKIHDITPALACCQFALSPPGVAALALNTSKPDRVADNVALVNDKVPPAFWEALKTNGLLGKEYTYL
- a CDS encoding ankyrin repeat domain-containing protein, giving the protein MKSAKATRRNVLKIGSAATMVAVGTSLPFNSLFCQQAIVEPNRPPATDPVLVGKFVGACHRDVDTVKLILKQEPGVVNASFNRGGGDWESGMEAAAHMGRTDIADVLITHKARKCIFWAAMAGEEAIVKAFVLADPETVNTGGAHNISLIAHAAICGKVTLTQFLKVQGAQVDNKSLEHAVRDNRLEMVEWLVDNGANPKSKDVFGNFHYDTAEKKGYSKIAKFLRDQAGV
- a CDS encoding neutral/alkaline non-lysosomal ceramidase N-terminal domain-containing protein, which encodes MTSLSFSITRPIPCRPNTVRRWLKQWRFTWAIGLCVCSIGFTQVQASLQAGAATVDITPKEWPIYLRGGYDKKEAYTAHDPLYARAIVLQNGDTRLAIVIVDSCMVRRTNFDLAKQQASQATGIPMSNMLTAATHTHSAPHDYARYNTEPEHAYVRQLINGIAQSIIQANAALQPAEIGYASSPEASEVFNRRWFLDPSAMPANPFGDTTELVKMNPGTSNPALKHPAGPTDPEVSVLSVRTKAGRPIALLANYSLHYVGKTPDGEVSADYFGEFARLIANRLEREKPVPGFVGILSNGTSGDVNNLPFGGSRPNRETFEQIRLVAAKVADAAYNAYDTIKHTSDLSLNMLQREITLDRRVPTEAQVAQTKATLKKSANGAHDNELPRLAAIYAQRVLDFSEECKVSETVDILVQTIRIGDLAICSSPFETFAETGLRLKRQSPFPRTFTIELANGAEGYLPTPGQHKLGGYETWLPVNRVEFAASEKLVRELLKMLDELKD
- a CDS encoding SGNH/GDSL hydrolase family protein produces the protein MKLDTLMPFPRLFLRFGILLVVLVIFSGAFCNSSHAAEKIVVIGDSLSKEYSIEFPALNPGNPAAWGERNWLELLSANRSDLVDIGRESVWPDARLFGHEYNFAFPGSTTSEWVEILTSPLLTNPEFLASRINLNLALKDDADRVVIFLGANDMKNNYRTYSGGADPAEFIDAVVSNLSTLVDHVRAFNSSVPIVLVNVPDVGATPVVLEDYPDPAQRQRVADITSGINSRLRQLADAEKIGYADVAQLTTQMLSPDRMVIGGVRFFVSVDNKFLSNDPEYLFSPDGFHVNTSVQLLIANSIISAFREAYPQQTVVPLFESEELLTILGIAPDVTTDQWAEAYGLGSFMGEDDSDGDGATRLQEFALGMDPRVADSEKRPLGNWTGNRLELRYRLRVADSDHFSAEPEFSKDLLNWSPVAEDQIRIEDGGHRAWVTPTEFPCFLRLKISEL
- a CDS encoding amidohydrolase family protein, coding for MVIDSHHHFWNYDPVEYDWIDENMKIIRRSFLPGDLKAEIDQAGVDGVVSVQARQTVEETDALLTYANENGFIKGVVGWVPLAEPTISETLDRYNDAKKLKAVRHVVQGEAKGFLDGEAFNQGIEKLRKHNLVYDVLIFERQLEESIRFVDRHPDQAFVLDHIAKPQIKIDQLEPWKKNIQELSKRDNVTCKISGMVSEADYDNWTEDQLHPYLYTILEAFGPDRLMFGSDWPVCLVACGYKRWHDIIRKFIAPLSEYEQGAIMGGTAIRAYNLD
- a CDS encoding arylsulfatase is translated as MASSTLIRRTSIITFFHVGLGLILGTICQGQSATNTANRSTKPESSRPNIVLFLSDDMGWEQVGYNGGKEVPTPAIDSLAQDGVKLTQFYVQPVCSPTRACLMTGRYAWKNGMELRPTATSKHGMLSDERTLAEALRETGYATWMVGKWHLGEWQHHHLPNQRGFDHHYGHYSALIDSFTHARGEVHDWHRNGVPVIEEGYSTFLLANEASRLITEHDGEKPFFLYLPFNAVHGPHQAPADYLAKYEHLGNVGAQRAQLECMDVAIAQVLHSIEMKGIADNTLVIFTNDNGGTRNTSNGPYRGFKSDYHEGGIRVPAVVRWPEKIPSGTSNNAMVHVVDLLPTLCYLAGAESEKTLPVDGKNIWDVLAKGSNSPHQEIIHSLEVIHYGDWKFIEEGASYYGWKDQELQLYDILKDPSETKNLAADCPDVVKRLRARLAYHKQFEREGEPVSKIPGYPVTVYGEKEEARYGETIQARLAQRKDR